The following proteins come from a genomic window of Diprion similis isolate iyDipSimi1 chromosome 8, iyDipSimi1.1, whole genome shotgun sequence:
- the LOC124408904 gene encoding elongation of very long chain fatty acids protein AAEL008004-like isoform X2: MTSVVADLVHGYRDLMDNKSDPRVNDWAMMSSPFPTVLICLSYAYFSKVIGPRLMENRKPFNLRHVLIVYNFIQTVFSTWIFYEYLMSGWARGYSLRCQPVDYSNNPLALRMANTCWWYYFSKFTEFFDTLFFILRKKNQHVSTLHVIHHGVMPFSVWMGMKFAPGGHSTFFALLNTFVHIVMYFYYMVAAMGPQYQKYIWWKKYLTTMQMVQFVMIMTHQFQLLFTECDYPRSFMIWIGLHGVLFLGLFSDFYKTKYTRGTSNVKREANSGSCMPVLEDEPKPHQNGVSSYATIYNKEYNSCYSNGTNNGYVANNNTEKKVA; encoded by the exons ATGACGAGCGTAGTAGCAGATCTTGTACATGGATACAGGGACCTAATGGACAACAAGTCCG aTCCCAGGGTGAACGATTGGGCGATGATGAGCAGCCCATTTCCGACCGTACTTATATGCCTGAGTTACGCGTACTTTAGTAAAGTAATAGGACCAAGGCTAATGGAGAACAGAAAGCCCTTCAATCTGAGGCACGTCCTTATCGTCTACAATTTCATACAGACAGTATTTTCAACATGGATATTCTACGAG TACCTGATGAGCGGCTGGGCGAGAGGATACAGCCTGAGGTGTCAGCCAGTCGATTACTCAAACAATCCGTTGGCCCTGAGGATGGCAAACACTTGCTGGTGGTATTATTTCAGCAAGTTCACAGAATTCTTTGACACG CTCTTCTTCATCCTGAGAAAGAAGAATCAGCACGTGTCAACCCTCCACGTCATTCATCATGGCGTtatgccgttctcggtttggATGGGGATGAAGTTTGCACCGGGTGGCCACAGCACGTTCTTTGCCTTACTAAACACCTTCGTTCACATCGTTATGTACTTTTACTATATGGTAGCGGCGATGGGTCCCCAGTATCAGAAATACATATGGTGGAAAAAGTATCTGACAACAATGCAGATG GTTCAATTTGTGATGATAATGACACACCAGTTCCAACTTCTGTTTACGGAGTGCGACTACCCGAGGAGTTTCATGATCTGGATCGGTCTCCACGGAGTGTTGTTCCTCGGTTTGTTCTCCGACTTCTACAAGACGAAATACACGCGGGGTACGTCTAATGTGAAACGAGAAGCAAACTCAGGCAGTTGCATGCCAGTTTTAGAAGACGAACCGAAACCCCATCAAAATGGTGTATCGTCGTACGCAACGATTTACAACAAGGAGTACAACAGCTGTTACAGCAATGGAACGAACAATGGATACGTAGCTAATAATAATACGGAGAAAAAAGTGGCCTAA
- the LOC124408908 gene encoding elongation of very long chain fatty acids protein 4-like, which yields MKSAPPFGLGGILVSYNLIQIAMNAYILAEVLACVSTGMFSPFCGQSQRLEPANTRLARAVWLFYLNKMIDLMDTVFFVLRKKDEQITFLHVYHHLAMLMAWYLGALYTPGGQAWPSVAINAGIHVMMYLYYLISAFGSSYRKYLWWKKYLTQIQLVQFIVVGSQVAYLLYKGCARPRWLAHIAFFYNLTLIVLFLGFYRKAYGKLDGNRIMDANNLKARESDARWIVRQDEGKKRS from the exons ATGAAGAGCGCACCGCCGTTTGGTCTCGGAGGCATTTTGGTGTCCTACAACCTGATTCAGATCGCCATGAACGCCTACATCCTCGCCGAAGTCCTCGCCTGCGTTTCGACCGGGATGTTCAGCCCATTTTGCGGCCAGTCACAAAGGTTGGAACCTGCGAACACGAGG CTTGCGAGAGCGGTCTGGcttttttatctcaacaaAATGATCGACCTGATGGACACGGTGTTTTTCGTACTGCGAAAAAAAGACGAGCAGATAACGTTCCTCCACGTCTATCACCACCTGGCGATGCTGATGGCTTGGTACCTCGGGGCGCTCTACACACCCGGAGGACAAG CCTGGCCAAGCGTCGCCATCAACGCTGGAATACACGTCATGATGTACCTTTACTACCTGATCTCGGCCTTTGGGTCATCGTACCGAAAATACTTATGGTGGAAAAAGTATTTGACGCAAATTCAACTG GTACAGTTTATCGTCGTTGGTTCCCAAGTCGCTTACCTTCTCTACAAAGGCTGCGCCAGACCGAGATGGCTTGCCCATATTGCATTTTTCTACAACCTTACCCTGATCGTCCTGTTCCTGGGCTTCTACCGGAAGGCCTACGGCAAACTCGACGGTAATCGCATCATGGACGCGAATAATTTGAAAGCTCGGGAATCGGACGCCAGATGGATCGTTAGACAGGACGAAGGCAAAAAACGATCGTGA
- the LOC124408904 gene encoding elongation of very long chain fatty acids protein AAEL008004-like isoform X1, translated as MMQGELIWRRYVKMTSVVADLVHGYRDLMDNKSDPRVNDWAMMSSPFPTVLICLSYAYFSKVIGPRLMENRKPFNLRHVLIVYNFIQTVFSTWIFYEYLMSGWARGYSLRCQPVDYSNNPLALRMANTCWWYYFSKFTEFFDTLFFILRKKNQHVSTLHVIHHGVMPFSVWMGMKFAPGGHSTFFALLNTFVHIVMYFYYMVAAMGPQYQKYIWWKKYLTTMQMVQFVMIMTHQFQLLFTECDYPRSFMIWIGLHGVLFLGLFSDFYKTKYTRGTSNVKREANSGSCMPVLEDEPKPHQNGVSSYATIYNKEYNSCYSNGTNNGYVANNNTEKKVA; from the exons ATGATGCAAGGGGAGCTAATTTGGAGAAG ATACGTCAAAATGACGAGCGTAGTAGCAGATCTTGTACATGGATACAGGGACCTAATGGACAACAAGTCCG aTCCCAGGGTGAACGATTGGGCGATGATGAGCAGCCCATTTCCGACCGTACTTATATGCCTGAGTTACGCGTACTTTAGTAAAGTAATAGGACCAAGGCTAATGGAGAACAGAAAGCCCTTCAATCTGAGGCACGTCCTTATCGTCTACAATTTCATACAGACAGTATTTTCAACATGGATATTCTACGAG TACCTGATGAGCGGCTGGGCGAGAGGATACAGCCTGAGGTGTCAGCCAGTCGATTACTCAAACAATCCGTTGGCCCTGAGGATGGCAAACACTTGCTGGTGGTATTATTTCAGCAAGTTCACAGAATTCTTTGACACG CTCTTCTTCATCCTGAGAAAGAAGAATCAGCACGTGTCAACCCTCCACGTCATTCATCATGGCGTtatgccgttctcggtttggATGGGGATGAAGTTTGCACCGGGTGGCCACAGCACGTTCTTTGCCTTACTAAACACCTTCGTTCACATCGTTATGTACTTTTACTATATGGTAGCGGCGATGGGTCCCCAGTATCAGAAATACATATGGTGGAAAAAGTATCTGACAACAATGCAGATG GTTCAATTTGTGATGATAATGACACACCAGTTCCAACTTCTGTTTACGGAGTGCGACTACCCGAGGAGTTTCATGATCTGGATCGGTCTCCACGGAGTGTTGTTCCTCGGTTTGTTCTCCGACTTCTACAAGACGAAATACACGCGGGGTACGTCTAATGTGAAACGAGAAGCAAACTCAGGCAGTTGCATGCCAGTTTTAGAAGACGAACCGAAACCCCATCAAAATGGTGTATCGTCGTACGCAACGATTTACAACAAGGAGTACAACAGCTGTTACAGCAATGGAACGAACAATGGATACGTAGCTAATAATAATACGGAGAAAAAAGTGGCCTAA